The Juglans microcarpa x Juglans regia isolate MS1-56 chromosome 8S, Jm3101_v1.0, whole genome shotgun sequence genome has a window encoding:
- the LOC121243914 gene encoding zinc finger protein JAGGED-like isoform X1 has product MRPDEGNPLDLNNLPEDFRDHGKQVLEADSSSSGYRKKKSGGKDGKDDCGKVYECRFCSLKFCKSQALGGHMNRHRQERETETLNRARQLVFSTDNLVSQTPSHLGYCQPIIPGGYHPAAGTAINGDPTFPIRYPRFFSGSPSTQLPPPPPQPPQPPAQPYLYTSPSRPMSFPTPYNPQQHQMNEYCVGHVVSSNNQQCHPNLSYAPDSSTYTCIGAPVGQGFNAHAGGSRVSELLGSAAGGAGGSFGRDGSSSHNPEGLNWGRSFAGT; this is encoded by the exons AT GAGACCTGATGAGGGAAACCCTTTGGACCTCAACAACTTGCCTGAAGATTTCAGAGATCATGGTAAACAAGTCCTTGAGGCCGACAGCTCCTCCTCCG GctataggaaaaagaaaagcggCGGAAAGGATGGAAAAGACGATTGTGGGAAGGTCTACGAATGTAGGTtttgttccctcaagttctgcAAATCTCAGGCTCTTGGGGGACACATGAACCGCCACCGCCAAG AGAGGGAGACAGAGACACTGAACCGGGCTAGGCAGCTGGTTTTCAGTACCGATAACCTAGTCTCCCAAACTCCATCTCATCTAGG CTACTGCCAGCCAATCATACCAGGAGGCTATCATCCAGCAGCAGGGACCGCCATTAATGGAGATCCAACATTCCCAATCAGATATCCAAGATTCTTCTCTGGATCTCCCTCCACCCAGTTACCTCCGCCGCCGCCTCAGCCACCACAACCACCAGCTCAACCATATCTATACACTTCTCCTTCGCGTCCAATGTCCTTTCCGACACCTTATAATCCTCAACAGCATCAGATGAACGAGTACTGTGTCGGCCATGTTGTCAGCAGCAATAACCAACAGTGCCACCCAAACCTAAGCTACGCACCGGACTCTAGTACTTACACTTGCATTGGTGCGCCGGTCGGACAAGGGTTTAATGCTCATGCCGGTGGCAGCCGGGTGTCGGAGTTGCTAGGATCGGCAGCGGGAGGGGCAGGAGGAAGTTTTGGTAGGGACGGTTCATCATCGCACAATCCTGAGGGATTGAATTGGGGCCGCAGCTTTGCAGGGACATGA
- the LOC121243914 gene encoding zinc finger protein JAGGED-like isoform X2 — translation MRPDEGNPLDLNNLPEDFRDHGKQVLEADSSSSGYRKKKSGGKDGKDDCGKVYECRFCSLKFCKSQALGGHMNRHRQERETETLNRARQLVFSTDNLVSQTPSHLGQSYQEAIIQQQGPPLMEIQHSQSDIQDSSLDLPPPSYLRRRLSHHNHQLNHIYTLLLRVQCPFRHLIILNSIR, via the exons AT GAGACCTGATGAGGGAAACCCTTTGGACCTCAACAACTTGCCTGAAGATTTCAGAGATCATGGTAAACAAGTCCTTGAGGCCGACAGCTCCTCCTCCG GctataggaaaaagaaaagcggCGGAAAGGATGGAAAAGACGATTGTGGGAAGGTCTACGAATGTAGGTtttgttccctcaagttctgcAAATCTCAGGCTCTTGGGGGACACATGAACCGCCACCGCCAAG AGAGGGAGACAGAGACACTGAACCGGGCTAGGCAGCTGGTTTTCAGTACCGATAACCTAGTCTCCCAAACTCCATCTCATCTAGG CCAATCATACCAGGAGGCTATCATCCAGCAGCAGGGACCGCCATTAATGGAGATCCAACATTCCCAATCAGATATCCAAGATTCTTCTCTGGATCTCCCTCCACCCAGTTACCTCCGCCGCCGCCTCAGCCACCACAACCACCAGCTCAACCATATCTATACACTTCTCCTTCGCGTCCAATGTCCTTTCCGACACCTTATAATCCTCAACAGCATCAGATGA